One Nicotiana tomentosiformis chromosome 4, ASM39032v3, whole genome shotgun sequence genomic window carries:
- the LOC104085554 gene encoding biotin--protein ligase 2 isoform X1 gives MISQFKGIFFSASTQKFPKFIFTSKSKHLKAFSSSNVLGRKMESPAPADTLLLLSGKSEEENDVAKVLKNNNTLKTGEGVELVLHSEVKLENDDAFRIEEYFNSLSTRRFGRLLIYSPKLSSTHDVISQNNSDLPVGTVCVADVQLKGRGRSSNVWESPKGCLLFSFSIQMEDGRVVPHLQYVVCLAMTEAIKAVCLEKGTPELDVRIKWPNDLYLGDVKVGGILSTSVYRSKKFYVSAGVGLNVGNEKPTTCLNAVLKKVNPLSRELKREDVIAAFFNKFENLYDVFSEQGFQALEGLYYRTWLHSGQRVMVQERSGDQDQFVETVVTIQVYALQITY, from the exons ATGATTTCTCAATTCAAAGGTATCTTTTTCAGCGCCTCTAcacaaaaatttcccaaatttattttcacttcaaaatcaaAGCATCTCAAAGCTTTCTCATCATCAAACGTCCTCGGAAGAAAAATGGAATCACCTGCACCTGCGGACACGCTTCTTTTACTATCTGGGAAATCCGAGGAGGAGAATGACGTGGCAAAGGTACTCAAGAATAACAATACCCTTAAAACTGGTGAAGGAGTTGAGCTTGTTTTGCATTCCGAGGTGAAATTGGAAAACGACGACGCTTTTCGAATTGAAGAATACTTCAACTCCCTTTCGACTAGGCGTTTTGGGAGACTCCTCATTTACTCTCCCAAATTGTCCTCTACTCATGACGTTATTTCACA AAATAACTCTGACTTGCCAGTTGGTACAGTGTGTGTTGCTGATGTTCAACTGAAAGGGAGAG GCCGTTCGAGTAATGTGTGGGAATCACCAAAGGGTTGCCTTCTGTTTTCTTTTTCAATACAAATGGAGGACGGTAGAGTGGTGCCACATTTACAGTATGTCGTCTGTCTTGCCATGACAGAGGCCATTAAGGCTGTCTGTTTGGAAAAG GGAACCCCAGAGCTTGATGTTCGAATAAAGTGGCCAAATGATCTGTATTTAGGTGACGTTAAAGTGGGTGGCATTCTTAGCACATCGGTATATAGGTCGAAGAAGTTCTATGTTAGTGCTG GAGTTGGATTGAATGTCGGGAATGAGAAGCCTACTACATGCTTGAATGCTGTTTTAAAGAAAGTGAATCCTCTCTCACGCGAATTGAAGAGAGAAGATGTTATTGCAGCCTTTTTCAATAAATTTGAGAACCTGTATGATGTTTTCTCAGAACAAG GATTTCAAGCTCTTGAAGGATTGTATTATAGGACTTGGTTACACAG
- the LOC104085554 gene encoding biotin--protein ligase 2 isoform X2 — MISQFKGIFFSASTQKFPKFIFTSKSKHLKAFSSSNVLGRKMESPAPADTLLLLSGKSEEENDVAKVLKNNNTLKTGEGVELVLHSEVKLENDDAFRIEEYFNSLSTRRFGRLLIYSPKLSSTHDVISQNNSDLPVGTVCVADVQLKGRGRSSNVWESPKGCLLFSFSIQMEDGRVVPHLQYVVCLAMTEAIKAVCLEKGTPELDVRIKWPNDLYLGDVKVGGILSTSVYRSKKFYVSAGVGLNVGNEKPTTCLNAVLKKVNPLSRELKREDVIAAFFNKFENLYDVFSEQGFQALEGLYYRTWLHSGQRVMVQERSGDQDQFVETVVTIQITY, encoded by the exons ATGATTTCTCAATTCAAAGGTATCTTTTTCAGCGCCTCTAcacaaaaatttcccaaatttattttcacttcaaaatcaaAGCATCTCAAAGCTTTCTCATCATCAAACGTCCTCGGAAGAAAAATGGAATCACCTGCACCTGCGGACACGCTTCTTTTACTATCTGGGAAATCCGAGGAGGAGAATGACGTGGCAAAGGTACTCAAGAATAACAATACCCTTAAAACTGGTGAAGGAGTTGAGCTTGTTTTGCATTCCGAGGTGAAATTGGAAAACGACGACGCTTTTCGAATTGAAGAATACTTCAACTCCCTTTCGACTAGGCGTTTTGGGAGACTCCTCATTTACTCTCCCAAATTGTCCTCTACTCATGACGTTATTTCACA AAATAACTCTGACTTGCCAGTTGGTACAGTGTGTGTTGCTGATGTTCAACTGAAAGGGAGAG GCCGTTCGAGTAATGTGTGGGAATCACCAAAGGGTTGCCTTCTGTTTTCTTTTTCAATACAAATGGAGGACGGTAGAGTGGTGCCACATTTACAGTATGTCGTCTGTCTTGCCATGACAGAGGCCATTAAGGCTGTCTGTTTGGAAAAG GGAACCCCAGAGCTTGATGTTCGAATAAAGTGGCCAAATGATCTGTATTTAGGTGACGTTAAAGTGGGTGGCATTCTTAGCACATCGGTATATAGGTCGAAGAAGTTCTATGTTAGTGCTG GAGTTGGATTGAATGTCGGGAATGAGAAGCCTACTACATGCTTGAATGCTGTTTTAAAGAAAGTGAATCCTCTCTCACGCGAATTGAAGAGAGAAGATGTTATTGCAGCCTTTTTCAATAAATTTGAGAACCTGTATGATGTTTTCTCAGAACAAG GATTTCAAGCTCTTGAAGGATTGTATTATAGGACTTGGTTACACAG